CCCATGAGTGAACTCGCAGCCCGCACCAGCTCCTCGTTGTCCCGGCTCTCCCACGTGGTCACCAAGCTTGAGAAGCGCGGCTGGGTGGAGCGGCGCCCGCACCCCGGTGATGCGCGCGTCACCACTGCGCACTTGTCCGACGCTGGCATGGCCACTTTGGTGTCACTCGCACCAGGGCACGTGGAAGCGGTCCGCACGAAGTTCCTCGATGCCCTGACGGCGCGGGATGTCTCGGACCTGGCACGGATCGGCGAGAAGATCGTGGCCCGGCTGGACGATGACCACTGGATCCTGCGCGAGAACTGAAGCCGTCACGCACCCTGTTCCCGACCCGGCCCGCCCCGGCACTTGGTTGCTCCCGGCAACGGATGACACACTGGCGCTATGGATTTTTCAGCCCGGTACGTAGCCCTCGGCGATTCCTTCACGGAGGGCGTTGGTGATGATGACCCCGCGCGCCCCAACGGTGTGCGCGGCTGGGCGGACCGTGTTGCCGAGCAGCTGGGGGCGGCGGATCCGGGCTTCGGCTACGCCAACCTCGCCATCCGCGGAAGGAAACTCCGCCGGATCATGGCTGAGCAGGTGGACGCCGCCGTCGAACTTAAGCCGACCCTGGTGACAATTTACGCAGGAGCCAACGACATTCTGCGTCCGAAGATCGACATCGACGATCTCCTGGTGGAGTACGACGCCGGCATCCGGAAGCTGACCGCCACGGGCGCCACAGTGGTCATGTTCACCGGTTTTGACTCCCGCGGTTCCAAGATTTTCAGCACCACCCGAGGCCGCACCGCTATCTACAACGAGCTGGTCCGCGGCATCGCCGGCGACCACAATGCCCTGCTGGTGGATTACTGGCGCTTCAGCGAGTACTACGACTGGGGCATGTGGGCCCAGGACCGGATGCACATGTCGGCCGCCGGGCATGCCAACATGGCCAAGCGCGTGCTGACCGTCCTGGAACACGATCACTCGATCGAGGTGCCGCCCATGACGCCGGTTCCCGAGCTGAGCCGCAGTGAAGCCATCCGCGCGAATGCCCGCTGGGTCCGCGATTTCGCCGCCCCATGGGTGGTCCGCAGGGTCACCGGCAAGTCCTCCGGGGACGGCCTCGCCCCGAGGTATGCCCAGCTGACCCGCCCCTAGCTGCGGAAGCCCGGCGTCGCCAGCAGCTCCCCTTCCGCCGTCACGGCCAGCACGGATATGTCCCAGCCATCCGCAGCCCGGTCCAGCATTGGGGCGCCGCCGGCCACAATCGCTGTGGCCAGGACGTCGGCGGTCACCACGTCGGCGGCGGCTACGGACACCTGGACAAACTCCTCAGCGGCGCCCCGCTGCCGCCAGATGTGGTGGCCGCGTTCGGCGGATCCCGAGGTGGCCAGCGCCGCATGCCTTCTTCCGGCACCAAGGGCATACCCGGCCACCAGGGCGCGGCGGTCTGCGGGGTCAACGATGCCGGCTTGCCACGCCTTACTAGTTGGCGGCGTACTTCCAGGCTGCGTACTTCCCGGCAGTGGAGAACCGCTGACTAACACGTCGCCGCCGGCGTTCAGACACCAGTGATGCAGTCCCAACGCCAGCAGCGACGTCCCCGCCTCACTGATGGCATGACCCTTCACCAGACCGGAAAGGTCCACCACGCCGTCGGGTCTTTTAGGAGTGAATGCCCCTTCGGTGCGGCGCCGCCAGTCCAGCGCGTCCGCATACAGCGTGCGCATGGCGGCGGAGGCGTTCTGGAGCAACAGCTCGCCGCGGGCCAGCCGGTTCGCTTCCGAATCAGGCCGGTACAGGCTGAACGTGTGGTCCAGTTCCTGGAAGAGGCTTTCGACGACGGCGGTAGCGGCAGCGAACTCGTCGTCGACCAGGTGCCCTCCCGGAGCCGGATCGCGTGGAAAGGCCAGGCTGATGACCGTGCCCATGCACCGGAACGT
Above is a window of Arthrobacter pascens DNA encoding:
- a CDS encoding SGNH/GDSL hydrolase family protein, producing the protein MDFSARYVALGDSFTEGVGDDDPARPNGVRGWADRVAEQLGAADPGFGYANLAIRGRKLRRIMAEQVDAAVELKPTLVTIYAGANDILRPKIDIDDLLVEYDAGIRKLTATGATVVMFTGFDSRGSKIFSTTRGRTAIYNELVRGIAGDHNALLVDYWRFSEYYDWGMWAQDRMHMSAAGHANMAKRVLTVLEHDHSIEVPPMTPVPELSRSEAIRANARWVRDFAAPWVVRRVTGKSSGDGLAPRYAQLTRP
- a CDS encoding MarR family winged helix-turn-helix transcriptional regulator, producing MTEPRWLNADERRAWLALLSINTMLPAALDTQLHTAGKVSLFDYNVMAMLSETEGRFLPMSELAARTSSSLSRLSHVVTKLEKRGWVERRPHPGDARVTTAHLSDAGMATLVSLAPGHVEAVRTKFLDALTARDVSDLARIGEKIVARLDDDHWILREN
- a CDS encoding FAD:protein FMN transferase — protein: MGTVISLAFPRDPAPGGHLVDDEFAAATAVVESLFQELDHTFSLYRPDSEANRLARGELLLQNASAAMRTLYADALDWRRRTEGAFTPKRPDGVVDLSGLVKGHAISEAGTSLLALGLHHWCLNAGGDVLVSGSPLPGSTQPGSTPPTSKAWQAGIVDPADRRALVAGYALGAGRRHAALATSGSAERGHHIWRQRGAAEEFVQVSVAAADVVTADVLATAIVAGGAPMLDRAADGWDISVLAVTAEGELLATPGFRS